A portion of the Poecilia reticulata strain Guanapo linkage group LG23, Guppy_female_1.0+MT, whole genome shotgun sequence genome contains these proteins:
- the tmem168a gene encoding transmembrane protein 168-A yields the protein MDREDEEEELTVKAAPKEADVFTSVCCLGYLSSINLLVAVCVGMYVRWEVTSEPMILVIFILGLFVLAIACILHYYFAMEKASLSLFHLWFGFLLGLLCFLNSPTLDSNVTELVANYLLVASVVMKAVWAVTERICLSVRYKPMLLSSSEWLELLGFGIASTTMLLSKSAAIISLVVALGALVVDLRMKSLLALPNLICFALVTSLVFFQALDIPANPYALGCYLGRQLCEPVLDVYFSGLGPSERWMPVLSLGKVWRRLSLFPLCLMEVAFFVFAALKLGHLELWYLVIPGFCLFGLFWAICHVILLITIWGFHTKLTDCQKAWRAHPSSRRSLDQVMASRGIRHFCLISERLVFFSLLSTVILGAVSWQPSNGLFLSALLVVLPLESLTHGLFQDLGSCLGGTCAGYALVIPTIYSSASGQPTTLLPPEHVQELNQRSTTMLNNMQRLFTHHMIQSFGCDYSTSGVTLETVQNKLRSFLEVRTADGPRHDTYLIFYSGDSQKGTGAWTLAGGESLHLNQLLDMWKEKNASHGSRLIVVLDTENSLPWVKEVRRAEGVYMAVQGAELPPSRLDPESGDVPLLGDFTSEWVEFNCDPTGDAQWAEKGRTVTATYGVSKHWSDYTLHLPTGSDVAKHWKTHFPKATYPMIHLSNWCCGLNLFWLCSVFLRCFRRCKMAWFPPAVLDTGQGIKLVHS from the exons ATGGATcgggaggatgaggaagaggagctgacGGTCAAGGCAGCACCGAAGGAGGCGGACGTGTTCACATCCGTGTGCTGCCTGGGCTACTTGTCCAGCATCAACCTCCTGGTGGCGGTGTGTGTCGGCATGTACGTACGCTGGGAGGTGACGAGCGAACCCATGATCCTGGTCATCTTCATCCTCGGCCTCTTCGTCCTGGCAATCGCCTGCATCCTCCATTACTACTTTGCCATGGAGAAGGCCAGCCTCAGCTTGTTCCACCTGTGGTTTGGCTTCCTGCTGGGACTCCTGTGCTTTCTCAACAGCCCCACCTTGGACTCGAACGTTACAGAGCTTGTTGCCAACTATCTCCTCGTGGCCAGCGTGGTGATGAAGGCGGTGTGGGCCGTGACTGAGCGCATATGCCTCTCCGTCCGCTACAAACCCATGCTGCTGTCATCGTCCGAGTGGCTCGAGCTGCTCGGGTTTGGAATCGCCAGCACCACGATGCTCCTTTCCAAGTCGGCGGCCATCATCAGCTTGGTAGTGGCTCTGGGAGCTCTCGTCGTGGACTTGAGGATGAAATCCCTTCTAGCTTTGCCCAACTTGATCTGTTTTGCGTTGGTTACTTCGCTTGTGTTCTTTCAGGCCTTAGACATCCCAGCCAACCCTTATGCCTTAGGTTGCTACCTGGGCAGGCAGCTCTGTGAGCCCGTTTTGGACGTGTACTTTAGTGGGCTCGGGCCCAGTGAGCGCTGGATGCCAGTGCTCTCACTAGGGAAGGTGTGGAGGAGACTGTCCCTGTTTCCTCTGTGTCTAATGGAGGTGGCCTTCTTCGTCTTCGCTGCCTTAAAG CTTGGCCACTTGGAGCTTTGGTATCTGGTGATCCCTGGCTTCTGCCTGTTTGGCCTTTTCTGGGCCATCTGCCACGTCATTTTGCTGATCACTATTTGGGGCTTCCACACCAAGCTGACCGACTGCCAGAAAGCCTGGCGGGCCCATCCGTCAAGTAGACGGAGTCTGGACCAGGTCATGGCCTCTCGGGGCATCCGACACTTCTGCCTCATCTCAGAACGTCTCGTGTTCTTTAGTCTGCTGTCGACTGTCATACTGGGAGCTGTGTCGTGGCAG CCCTCCAACGGTCTCTTCCTGAGCGCCCTGCTGGTGGTGTTGCCCCTGGAGTCTCTCACACACGGCCTGTTCCAGGACCTGGGCAGCTGCCTGGGAGGAACCTGCGCTGGCTACGCACTGGTGATACCTACCATCTACTCCAG TGCCAGCGGCCAGCCCACTACTCTCCTGCCTCCCGAGCACGTGCAGGAGTTGAATCAACGCTCCACGACCATGCTCAACAACATGCAGCGCCTCTTCACGCACCACATGATCCAGTCGTTCGGCTGCGACTACTCCACCAGCGGCGTTACCTTGGAGACCGTGCAGAACAAGCTCCGCAGCTTTCTGGAGGTCCGGACGGCAGACGGGCCTCGCCACGACACGTATTTGATTTTCTACAGCGGGGATTCTCAGAAGGGCACCGGGGCCTGGACTCTGGCAG GAGGCGAGAGTCTGCACCTGAACCAGCTGCTGGACATGTGGAAGGAGAAGAACGCCAGCCATGGCTCCCGCCTCATCGTCGTCCTGGACACGGAGAACTCCCTCCCGTGGGTCAAAGAAGTGCGCAGAGCCGAGGGCGTGTACATGGCGGTGCAGGGGGCCGAGCTGCCGCCCTCCAGGCTCGACCCGGAGTCCGGAGACGTCCCCCTCCTCGGCGACTTCACCTCCGAGTGGGTGGAGTTCAACTGCGACCCGACCGGCGACGCCCAGTGGGCCGAAAAGGGCAGGACAGTGACGGCCACGTACGGCGTGTCCAAGCACTGGAGCGACTACACTCTTCACCTGCCCACCGGGAGCGACGTGGCCAAGCACTGGAAGACCCACTTCCCCAAGGCCACGTATCCCATGATCCACCTGTCCAACTGGTGCTGCGGCCTGAACCTGTTCTGGCTGTGCAGCGTGTTTCTGCGCTGCTTCAGGAGGTGCAAAATGGCCTGGTTCCCTCCAGCCGTTCTGGACACCGGGCAGGGCATTAAACTGGTGCATTCATAG